From the Selenomonas timonae genome, one window contains:
- the nifJ gene encoding pyruvate:ferredoxin (flavodoxin) oxidoreductase: MAKKMKTMDGNTAAGYISYAFTDVAAIYPITPSSPMAEHVDSLAAKGMKNIFGQKVRLIEMQSEAGAAGAVHGSLQAGALTTTYTASQGLLLMIPNMYKIAGELLPGVFHVSARAIAASSLNIFGDHQDVMAARQTGVAMLAESSVQEVMDLAAVAHLVAIKGRVPFINFFDGFRTSHEIQKIEVVDYADLAKILDWDAVNEFRRRALNPDHPVVRGTAQNPDIYFQGREAVNRYYDAIPALVEEAMAEMTKITGREHHLFDYYGAPDADRVIIAMGSVCQTAEEVAEYLNAQGEKVGLLSVHLYRPFSVEHFFKYLPKTVQKVAVLDRTKEPGSLGEPLYLDVKAAYYSSGMNPVIVGGRYGLGGKDTTPDQVFAVYEELKKDEPMHGFTLGIVDDVTHRSLTPIHGDVNLTKEGTTACKFWGLGSDGTVGANKSAIKIIGDKTDMYAQAYFAYDSKKSGGITMSHLRFGKSPIISPYLINKADFISCSQQSYVRQYDLLAGLKKGGTFLLNTFWSDEELNTHLPASMRRYIASNDIQFYTVDAVHIARELGLGGRFNMVMQSAFFKLANIIPIDDAVKYLKDAVVTSYGSKGEKVVNMNNGAIDHGIESLHRVNIPAEWKDAVDEEVPVNTKTPEFITKVQNVMNRQEGDKLKISELLSMEDGTFPVGGTAFEKRGTAISVPVWRPEKCIQCNQCAFVCPHATIRPVLTTDEELAAAPEGMQSVKSRPAKGLNLTIAVSTLDCLGCGNCAQVCPGKALDMTLLDDNLRDAQKYFDYGVDTEKVSVKNVPMKKTTVIGSQFEQPLFEFSGACAGCGETPYAKLVTQLFGDRMMIANATGCSSIWGASAPAIPYTKNPKGYGPAWANSLFEDNAEYGLGMLLGTKAVRESIAAAVKQALEEKKGSAELQAAMQLWLEKRDSGEGTRDRADLLRELLEKEKGTDELLCRIYKDNDYFVKRSQWVFGGDGWAYDIGFGGVDHVLASGEDVNVMVFDTEVYSNTGGQASKSTPAAAIAEFAATGKKTKKKDLGMMAISYGYIYVAQIDMGSDQNQVLKAISEAEAYPGPSLIIAYSPCINHGIRKGMGCAQLEGKLAVECGYWANYRYNPQLIEAGKNPFTLDSKEPDFSKFQEFLLGENRYISLKSNFPEAAEALFEKTQKDAEVRYNNYKKLAGKA; this comes from the coding sequence ATGGCCAAGAAAATGAAGACGATGGACGGCAACACAGCTGCCGGCTACATCTCCTATGCCTTTACGGATGTGGCGGCAATCTATCCGATCACGCCGTCATCGCCGATGGCAGAGCACGTTGACAGTCTTGCTGCAAAGGGAATGAAGAATATCTTCGGACAGAAGGTACGTCTCATCGAAATGCAGTCGGAGGCGGGTGCTGCGGGTGCAGTGCACGGCTCACTCCAGGCCGGGGCACTCACAACGACCTATACGGCGTCGCAGGGACTCCTGCTCATGATTCCGAATATGTATAAGATCGCGGGCGAACTCCTGCCTGGCGTGTTCCATGTCAGTGCACGCGCCATTGCGGCGTCCTCGCTGAACATTTTCGGCGACCATCAGGATGTCATGGCAGCACGCCAGACGGGCGTTGCCATGCTCGCAGAGTCGAGTGTGCAGGAGGTCATGGATCTCGCGGCTGTTGCGCATCTCGTTGCGATCAAGGGGCGCGTTCCGTTCATTAACTTCTTTGACGGCTTCCGTACCTCGCATGAGATTCAGAAGATCGAGGTCGTGGACTATGCTGATCTTGCGAAGATTCTCGACTGGGATGCGGTCAATGAGTTCCGCCGCCGTGCGCTCAACCCGGATCATCCGGTGGTACGCGGTACAGCACAGAACCCTGACATTTACTTCCAGGGGCGCGAGGCGGTCAACCGCTACTACGATGCGATCCCCGCGCTCGTCGAAGAGGCGATGGCCGAGATGACGAAGATCACGGGGCGTGAGCACCATCTCTTCGACTACTACGGCGCACCCGATGCAGATCGCGTCATCATCGCAATGGGCTCGGTCTGCCAGACGGCGGAGGAGGTTGCCGAATACCTCAATGCACAAGGGGAAAAGGTTGGTCTGCTCTCCGTTCACCTCTATCGTCCGTTCTCGGTTGAGCATTTCTTCAAGTATCTCCCGAAGACGGTGCAGAAGGTCGCTGTTCTCGACCGTACGAAGGAGCCGGGATCGCTCGGCGAGCCGCTTTACCTCGATGTCAAGGCGGCGTACTACAGCTCGGGGATGAATCCCGTCATTGTCGGTGGACGCTATGGTCTCGGCGGCAAGGATACGACACCGGATCAGGTCTTTGCGGTCTACGAGGAGCTGAAAAAGGACGAGCCGATGCACGGCTTTACGCTCGGCATCGTTGACGATGTCACGCACCGCAGTCTCACACCGATCCACGGCGATGTCAACCTCACGAAAGAGGGGACGACGGCGTGCAAGTTCTGGGGTCTCGGTTCGGACGGCACGGTCGGCGCGAACAAGAGCGCGATCAAGATCATCGGTGATAAGACGGATATGTATGCGCAGGCATACTTTGCATACGACTCGAAGAAGTCAGGCGGCATCACGATGAGCCATCTGCGCTTCGGCAAATCGCCCATCATCAGCCCGTACCTCATCAACAAGGCAGACTTCATCTCCTGCTCGCAGCAGTCCTATGTCCGCCAGTACGACCTCCTCGCAGGTCTCAAGAAGGGTGGCACGTTCCTCCTCAATACGTTCTGGTCGGATGAGGAGCTGAACACGCACCTACCCGCATCGATGCGCCGCTACATCGCCTCCAACGACATTCAGTTCTACACGGTGGATGCGGTTCACATCGCCCGCGAACTCGGTCTCGGCGGTCGCTTCAACATGGTCATGCAGTCGGCGTTCTTCAAGCTTGCGAACATCATTCCCATCGACGACGCGGTCAAGTATCTCAAGGATGCAGTTGTCACATCCTATGGCAGCAAGGGCGAAAAGGTCGTCAACATGAACAACGGTGCGATCGATCACGGCATCGAGTCGCTCCACCGTGTGAATATTCCTGCCGAGTGGAAGGATGCGGTCGATGAAGAGGTTCCGGTCAATACAAAGACGCCGGAATTCATCACGAAGGTTCAGAACGTCATGAACCGGCAGGAGGGCGACAAGCTCAAGATCTCCGAGCTGCTCAGCATGGAGGACGGCACGTTCCCCGTCGGCGGTACGGCATTTGAGAAGCGCGGCACGGCGATCTCTGTCCCCGTATGGCGTCCGGAGAAGTGCATCCAGTGCAACCAGTGCGCATTCGTCTGCCCGCACGCAACGATTCGTCCTGTGCTGACGACGGATGAGGAGCTTGCAGCAGCACCCGAGGGGATGCAGTCCGTGAAGTCGCGTCCGGCGAAGGGGTTGAACCTCACGATTGCCGTCTCGACGCTCGATTGCCTCGGCTGCGGCAACTGTGCACAGGTCTGCCCGGGCAAGGCGCTCGATATGACGCTGCTCGACGACAACCTCCGCGATGCGCAGAAGTACTTTGACTATGGCGTGGACACGGAGAAGGTCTCGGTCAAGAACGTCCCGATGAAGAAGACGACGGTCATCGGCTCGCAGTTCGAGCAGCCGCTCTTCGAGTTCTCGGGTGCGTGCGCAGGCTGCGGCGAAACACCGTACGCAAAGCTCGTCACGCAGCTTTTCGGCGACCGCATGATGATCGCCAATGCAACGGGCTGCTCCTCCATTTGGGGCGCAAGCGCACCTGCAATCCCGTATACGAAGAACCCGAAGGGGTACGGCCCTGCATGGGCAAACTCGCTGTTCGAGGACAATGCAGAGTATGGTCTTGGAATGCTGCTCGGCACGAAGGCAGTGCGCGAATCCATCGCGGCTGCAGTAAAACAGGCACTTGAGGAGAAGAAGGGCTCTGCCGAACTTCAGGCAGCAATGCAGCTCTGGCTCGAAAAGCGGGACAGCGGTGAGGGTACGCGTGACCGTGCCGACCTCCTGCGTGAGCTTCTCGAAAAGGAGAAGGGTACGGACGAACTTCTCTGCCGCATCTACAAGGACAACGACTACTTCGTCAAGCGTTCTCAGTGGGTCTTCGGCGGCGACGGCTGGGCATACGACATCGGCTTCGGCGGCGTGGATCACGTGCTTGCGTCGGGCGAGGATGTCAACGTCATGGTCTTTGATACCGAGGTCTACTCGAACACGGGTGGACAGGCATCGAAGTCGACCCCAGCGGCGGCGATTGCAGAGTTCGCAGCAACGGGCAAGAAGACGAAGAAGAAGGATCTCGGCATGATGGCGATATCCTACGGCTACATCTATGTGGCGCAGATTGACATGGGCTCCGATCAGAATCAGGTACTCAAAGCGATCAGCGAGGCGGAGGCATATCCGGGACCGTCCCTCATCATTGCCTACTCGCCGTGTATCAATCATGGCATTCGCAAGGGCATGGGCTGTGCACAGCTCGAGGGCAAACTTGCCGTCGAGTGCGGCTATTGGGCGAACTATCGCTACAACCCGCAGCTCATCGAGGCGGGCAAGAATCCGTTCACGCTTGACTCCAAGGAGCCGGATTTCTCGAAGTTCCAGGAATTCCTGCTCGGCGAGAACCGCTACATCAGCCTGAAGAGCAACTTCCCCGAGGCGGCGGAAGCACTCTTCGAGAAGACGCAGAAGGATGCTGAGGTACGTTACAACAACTATAAGAAACTTGCAGGAAAGGCGTAA
- a CDS encoding magnesium transporter CorA family protein has product MLQIYKSMESGPLQELSLKTLTKGAWINIVNPTPYELKVVSTLTEVDPDFLRSALDDEERSHTDVEDDSVMILTNVPVYRGEDSYDTLPLAIILTDEHIITVCLEETPVMAEFNERTAKLFRTYKRTRFLFQILYKSDVFYLRYLRQISKLSEEIEDRLRHDMKNSEILRLLQLQKGLTYFNAALRSNGAVLDRLMRLRTNTSVHHIFKMYEEDEDLLEDVIIENKQAREMVEMYSKILARLADTFSSIVSNNLNLVMKFLTAITIILAIPTVISSFFGMNVPVPYEGDPLGFVRVVIIAVCVSSAVVYMLWRRDMF; this is encoded by the coding sequence TTGCTGCAAATCTATAAATCCATGGAATCCGGCCCCCTTCAGGAGCTATCACTCAAGACGCTCACAAAGGGGGCATGGATCAACATTGTCAACCCGACGCCGTACGAGCTAAAGGTCGTGAGTACGCTGACGGAGGTCGATCCCGACTTCCTGCGCTCGGCACTCGACGATGAGGAGCGGTCACATACAGATGTCGAGGACGACTCGGTCATGATCCTGACGAATGTGCCCGTCTATCGCGGCGAGGACAGCTACGATACGCTGCCACTCGCGATTATCCTCACGGACGAGCACATTATCACCGTCTGCCTCGAGGAAACGCCCGTGATGGCGGAGTTCAACGAGCGCACGGCGAAGCTCTTCCGCACCTATAAGAGGACGCGATTCCTCTTTCAGATCCTATACAAATCCGATGTGTTCTATCTGCGCTATCTGCGCCAGATCAGCAAGCTCTCCGAGGAGATTGAGGATCGTCTGCGCCACGATATGAAGAACAGCGAGATCCTGCGCCTTCTGCAGCTGCAAAAGGGTCTCACATACTTCAATGCGGCACTGCGCTCAAACGGCGCGGTTCTCGACCGCCTCATGCGTCTGCGCACCAACACATCGGTGCATCACATCTTCAAGATGTACGAGGAGGACGAGGATCTCCTCGAGGATGTCATCATCGAGAACAAACAGGCGCGCGAGATGGTGGAGATGTATAGCAAGATCCTTGCCCGTCTCGCGGATACGTTCTCATCGATTGTCTCAAACAATCTGAACCTCGTGATGAAATTCCTGACGGCGATCACGATCATTCTTGCGATTCCGACGGTGATTTCGAGTTTCTTCGGCATGAACGTGCCGGTGCCGTATGAGGGTGATCCGCTCGGCTTTGTCCGCGTGGTCATCATCGCGGTCTGCGTCTCGTCTGCCGTCGTCTATATGCTTTGGCGGAGGGATATGTTTTGA
- the ychF gene encoding redox-regulated ATPase YchF — protein sequence MSNLEVGIVGLPNVGKSTLFNAITKAGAEAANYPFCTIEPNVGVVAVPDARLKVLTDLYHSKKTTPASVRFLDIAGLVKGASKGEGLGNKFLEHIRQVDAVAHVVRCFESSDITHVEGAVDPLRDIDIIETELCLADLEAVEKRMAKVTKLLKSGSKEAKAEHAALERLKTALDEGKPAREVELSDEEQTILRDLNLLTRKPILYIANVGEDEAATADAENPHVQTVKGYAARTGAEVVTVSARLEEEIAELDAEEAAVFLEDLGLSESGLDRLIHGAFSLLGLQTFLTAGEDECRAWTITCGTTAPKAAGKIHTDFERGFIRAEIVNYDDLVTLGSVAAARDKGLVRLEGKEYVMRDGDVVNFRFNV from the coding sequence GTGAGCAATCTTGAGGTTGGAATCGTCGGACTGCCGAATGTGGGCAAGAGCACGCTTTTCAATGCGATTACGAAGGCGGGAGCGGAGGCGGCAAACTATCCGTTTTGCACGATTGAGCCGAATGTCGGCGTGGTGGCGGTGCCGGATGCACGACTGAAGGTGCTGACCGATCTCTATCATTCGAAAAAGACGACACCTGCGAGCGTTCGTTTCCTCGATATTGCGGGACTCGTGAAGGGCGCGTCAAAGGGCGAGGGGCTCGGCAACAAGTTCCTCGAGCACATCCGCCAGGTGGATGCCGTGGCGCATGTTGTCCGCTGCTTCGAGAGCTCGGACATCACGCACGTTGAGGGGGCGGTCGATCCGCTGCGCGACATCGACATCATCGAGACGGAGCTCTGCCTTGCCGATCTCGAAGCCGTGGAGAAGCGCATGGCGAAGGTGACGAAGCTGCTGAAATCCGGCAGCAAGGAGGCAAAGGCAGAGCACGCCGCGCTTGAGCGTCTGAAAACGGCGCTCGATGAGGGGAAGCCTGCGCGCGAGGTGGAGCTCTCGGACGAGGAGCAGACGATACTGCGCGATCTGAACCTCCTCACACGCAAGCCGATCCTCTACATTGCAAATGTCGGTGAGGATGAGGCGGCGACGGCGGATGCGGAGAACCCGCATGTGCAGACGGTTAAGGGCTATGCCGCGCGTACGGGCGCGGAGGTCGTGACGGTCTCGGCACGCCTCGAAGAGGAGATTGCAGAGCTGGATGCCGAGGAGGCCGCGGTCTTCCTCGAGGATCTGGGACTCTCTGAGAGCGGGCTTGACCGTCTCATTCACGGTGCCTTCTCCCTGCTCGGTCTCCAGACCTTCCTCACTGCGGGGGAGGATGAGTGCCGCGCGTGGACGATTACATGCGGGACGACAGCGCCGAAGGCGGCGGGCAAGATTCATACGGACTTTGAGCGCGGCTTCATCCGCGCCGAGATTGTGAACTATGACGATCTCGTCACGCTCGGCAGCGTGGCGGCAGCACGCGATAAGGGGCTTGTACGCCTTGAGGGCAAGGAGTACGTCATGCGCGATGGAGATGTTGTAAACTTTAGGTTTAATGTCTGA
- a CDS encoding secretion protein HlyD, translating into MEEANRTHSKSYVEDLPTKSGQKRCAKMAVLNVSVLP; encoded by the coding sequence ATTGAGGAGGCAAACCGGACGCATAGCAAAAGCTATGTGGAGGATTTGCCGACAAAAAGCGGGCAAAAAAGATGCGCTAAGATGGCGGTGCTGAATGTATCAGTGCTACCTTAA
- a CDS encoding DUF1858 domain-containing protein has translation MAITKDMSIIEIVQTYPDTVEILMNAGMGCLGCAAAHFENIEQGAMAHGIDIDALIDELNASIGETAAAQ, from the coding sequence ATGGCGATTACAAAGGATATGAGCATCATCGAGATCGTGCAGACGTATCCCGACACCGTTGAGATTCTGATGAATGCGGGCATGGGCTGCCTCGGCTGCGCGGCGGCGCACTTCGAGAACATCGAGCAGGGTGCAATGGCACACGGCATCGACATCGACGCCCTCATCGATGAGCTGAACGCCTCGATCGGCGAGACGGCTGCGGCACAGTAA
- a CDS encoding class I SAM-dependent methyltransferase, producing the protein MGENPSFSFWNAQWQEKFCERVRHIRANPQVDYWDKRARDFSAMRKSNGYDYGRKVYGALRSVLDAEASMLDIGAGPGSFVIPFAEHIKFVTAVEPSHEMANLLRGNAAEAGIDNYALIEEIMQDLPIGGELDAAFDLVTVSLVFWMYEDVWPLISQMEAYSSKYCAIIAEIPDHKNPRSASCCDVEEFQILYNMLISQGRFANVSVVDYRCERSVEDELQYRKLAYEQYAGDLTPAAQEKLRREVLAEARDGLCTVATRSAVIWWDRRDIVS; encoded by the coding sequence ATGGGAGAGAATCCGTCGTTTTCCTTTTGGAATGCGCAGTGGCAGGAGAAGTTTTGCGAACGCGTGCGGCATATCCGTGCAAATCCGCAGGTGGACTATTGGGACAAGCGTGCACGGGACTTCTCTGCGATGCGCAAGAGCAATGGGTACGATTACGGCAGGAAGGTCTATGGAGCGCTGCGCTCTGTCTTGGATGCGGAGGCCTCGATGCTGGATATTGGCGCAGGCCCCGGCTCTTTTGTCATCCCGTTTGCGGAGCATATCAAATTCGTCACGGCGGTCGAGCCGTCGCATGAGATGGCGAATCTCCTGCGGGGGAATGCCGCAGAGGCGGGCATCGACAACTATGCACTCATCGAAGAAATCATGCAGGATCTTCCAATCGGCGGCGAACTTGACGCTGCATTTGATCTTGTGACGGTGTCGCTCGTCTTTTGGATGTATGAGGATGTTTGGCCGCTGATTTCGCAGATGGAGGCCTATTCGAGCAAATACTGCGCGATCATTGCGGAGATTCCGGATCATAAAAATCCAAGGTCGGCGAGCTGCTGCGATGTCGAGGAGTTCCAGATTCTCTACAATATGCTGATTTCGCAGGGACGTTTTGCCAACGTCAGTGTGGTGGACTATCGCTGCGAGCGCTCCGTGGAGGACGAGCTGCAATATCGAAAGCTCGCATACGAGCAATATGCGGGTGACCTTACTCCGGCTGCACAGGAAAAGCTCCGCAGGGAGGTTCTCGCCGAGGCGCGGGATGGTCTGTGTACGGTCGCAACGCGATCTGCTGTCATCTGGTGGGATCGGAGAGATATTGTTTCGTAG
- the amrA gene encoding AmmeMemoRadiSam system protein A translates to MSILAAYAVPHPPLIIPAIGAGREQEIAATVRAYHQAMRTAAELRPDTVVITSPHATAYDDFFHISPGEAAEGDFAAFGHPEITVGIEYDTDFVHALSQAAGERDVPAGTLGEKNPALDHGTMIPLFLLSEYLGDAPTKFVRIGVSGLPAHTHAMLGQAIAAAAEQLGRRTICIASGDLSHRLKEDGSYGIAPEGAEFDALCTAFMKAGDFLSLLQIPGSFAETAGHCGLNGLWVLAGALDRAVLTSRLHSYEGPFGVGYAVASFTVTGRDERRDYADQLVQTEDAAIAELRAREDAYVRLARTSIEHYVREHRYVPLPEGLPSELLEQRAGAFVSIKKYGKLRGCIGTFVPAQQTLAEEILYNAVSAAMHDGRFEPIEEDELNRLVYSVDVLSAPEPISSAAELDPKRYGVIVKSIADNRRGLLLPDLAGIDTVEEQLAVAREKARIHPKEEVALARFTVVRHR, encoded by the coding sequence ATGTCGATTCTTGCCGCCTATGCCGTGCCGCACCCGCCGCTCATCATTCCCGCCATCGGTGCGGGACGCGAGCAGGAGATCGCTGCGACTGTCCGCGCATATCATCAGGCGATGCGTACGGCTGCGGAGCTGCGCCCCGATACCGTCGTCATCACCAGCCCGCATGCGACGGCATACGATGATTTCTTCCACATCTCGCCGGGCGAGGCGGCAGAAGGGGATTTTGCCGCGTTTGGACATCCAGAGATCACGGTCGGCATCGAATACGATACAGACTTTGTACATGCGCTCTCTCAGGCGGCGGGGGAGCGTGATGTTCCTGCGGGTACGCTTGGAGAAAAGAATCCGGCGCTCGATCACGGGACGATGATCCCGCTCTTCTTACTGAGCGAGTACCTTGGCGATGCACCAACCAAATTCGTCCGCATCGGCGTGTCGGGGCTGCCCGCCCACACGCACGCCATGCTCGGACAGGCGATTGCTGCGGCGGCGGAGCAGCTCGGGCGGCGGACGATCTGCATTGCGAGCGGTGATCTCTCGCACCGCCTCAAGGAGGACGGGTCGTACGGCATTGCGCCCGAGGGCGCAGAGTTTGATGCACTCTGCACGGCGTTTATGAAGGCGGGGGACTTCCTCTCACTCTTGCAGATTCCCGGAAGCTTTGCCGAGACGGCGGGACACTGTGGGCTGAACGGGCTGTGGGTACTCGCGGGCGCACTTGACCGCGCGGTGCTTACGAGCAGACTGCACAGCTATGAAGGGCCGTTCGGCGTGGGTTATGCCGTCGCCTCGTTCACGGTGACGGGGCGGGATGAGCGCCGAGACTATGCAGATCAGCTCGTGCAGACAGAGGATGCGGCGATTGCAGAGCTGCGCGCACGCGAGGACGCATATGTGCGGCTCGCACGGACGAGCATCGAGCACTATGTACGGGAGCATAGGTATGTGCCGCTGCCTGAGGGACTGCCGTCAGAGCTTCTGGAGCAGCGCGCGGGGGCATTTGTCTCCATCAAGAAATATGGCAAGCTGCGCGGCTGTATTGGGACGTTTGTGCCCGCACAGCAGACTCTTGCCGAGGAGATCCTCTACAATGCCGTCTCGGCGGCGATGCATGACGGGCGTTTCGAGCCGATTGAGGAGGACGAGTTGAATCGCCTCGTTTACTCTGTCGATGTCCTGAGTGCACCAGAGCCGATCTCCTCAGCAGCAGAGCTTGATCCGAAGCGTTATGGCGTCATCGTCAAGAGCATTGCGGACAATCGGCGCGGGCTTCTGCTGCCCGATCTCGCGGGCATTGATACGGTAGAGGAGCAGCTCGCCGTTGCACGTGAGAAGGCGCGTATTCATCCGAAGGAGGAGGTTGCGCTCGCGCGCTTTACGGTTGTTCGGCATCGATAG
- a CDS encoding DEAD/DEAH box helicase: MSVFERYAPFVRDYIYEQEWQNLRGIQIAAAEAIFHTDDHVLLTASTASGKTEAAFFPIITLFHEEPPTSVGCIYIGPLKALINDQFERLTELCHRADIPVWHWHGDVGQTLKARLMKRPSGILQITPESLEALLLHRHAAIPKLFGDLRFVVIDEVHSLLRGDRGGQTLCLIERLSRIAGVTPRRIGLSATIGDAKRVGDFLAAGTGRQTFVPQIEAKGSKWRLSLEHFYVRDTQAGDGRDDISVQPVLDAPTDTPPEHADPGLGYIFAHTRGKKCLVFVNSREECEAVTTTLRSYCERQHEPDRFLIHHGNLSAAFRETAEARMKDEDSLFTTCTTATLELGIDIGRLERAFQIDAPWTVSSFLQRMGRTGRRGQPQEMHFVVREDTPEARALLPATIPWKLLQGIALIQLYLEERWVEPPRLDRLPFSLLYHQTMSITASCGELAPRALADRVLSLHVFHRITQEDYRTLLRHLVQQEHLQMTERGGLIVGLAGERVVQSFRFYGVFQENEEYTVRSESQEIGTIVTPPPVGEKIAIAGHVWRVLEVDRKRHLIYCELVKGNVPAYFGECPGDIHTHILHRMRQVLREELLPPYLMKNAVARLTQARSTARHSRAAEDVLIPLGGEMYALLPWLGSYAFLALERFLRIRCGARIGLRGFESMRPYFMQFTMKASPAEFFAVLAEEAAQEFDPMELLYPDEVPIFDKYDEFLPTELVRRGFAHGVLDVKGMRETVLSWAHARIDSPAPS, from the coding sequence ATGAGCGTATTTGAGCGCTATGCGCCCTTCGTGCGGGACTATATCTATGAGCAGGAGTGGCAGAATCTGCGCGGCATCCAGATTGCGGCGGCAGAGGCGATCTTTCACACGGACGACCATGTCCTCCTGACGGCATCCACCGCCTCCGGCAAGACGGAGGCGGCATTTTTTCCGATCATTACGCTCTTTCACGAGGAGCCGCCGACCTCCGTCGGCTGTATCTACATCGGCCCGCTCAAGGCACTGATTAACGATCAATTCGAGCGCCTGACGGAGCTGTGCCACAGGGCGGATATTCCCGTCTGGCATTGGCATGGTGATGTGGGGCAGACGCTTAAGGCGCGGCTGATGAAGCGTCCGTCGGGCATCCTGCAGATCACGCCGGAATCGCTCGAGGCGCTGCTTCTGCACCGTCATGCGGCGATACCGAAGCTCTTCGGTGACCTGCGCTTCGTTGTGATCGACGAGGTGCACTCCCTCCTGCGCGGCGATCGTGGCGGGCAGACGCTCTGTCTGATCGAGCGGCTCTCGCGCATCGCAGGCGTCACGCCACGCCGCATCGGTCTCTCGGCGACGATCGGCGATGCCAAGCGCGTTGGGGATTTCCTCGCGGCGGGGACGGGACGGCAGACCTTCGTGCCGCAGATCGAGGCAAAGGGGAGCAAGTGGCGGCTCTCCCTCGAGCATTTCTACGTGCGAGACACACAGGCGGGGGACGGGCGCGATGACATCAGCGTGCAGCCCGTGCTGGATGCGCCGACCGATACGCCGCCCGAGCATGCCGATCCCGGGCTCGGCTATATCTTTGCCCATACGCGCGGGAAGAAATGTCTCGTCTTTGTCAACTCGCGCGAGGAGTGCGAGGCGGTGACGACAACGCTGCGCTCCTACTGTGAGCGTCAGCACGAGCCGGATCGCTTCCTCATCCACCACGGCAATCTCTCCGCCGCGTTTCGTGAGACGGCAGAGGCGCGCATGAAGGACGAGGACAGCCTCTTCACAACGTGTACAACGGCGACGCTCGAGCTCGGCATCGACATCGGGCGGCTCGAGCGCGCCTTTCAGATCGATGCGCCGTGGACGGTCTCCTCGTTTCTGCAGCGCATGGGGCGGACGGGGCGGCGCGGACAACCGCAGGAGATGCACTTCGTCGTGCGCGAGGATACGCCCGAGGCGCGTGCACTTCTGCCCGCCACAATCCCGTGGAAGCTGCTGCAGGGGATTGCGCTCATTCAGCTCTATCTTGAGGAGCGATGGGTGGAGCCGCCGCGCCTTGACCGTCTGCCGTTCAGCCTGCTCTATCATCAGACGATGAGCATTACCGCGTCCTGCGGGGAACTTGCGCCGCGCGCACTTGCGGATCGCGTGCTGTCGCTGCACGTATTTCACCGCATCACGCAGGAGGACTATCGCACACTCCTGCGTCATCTCGTACAGCAGGAGCATCTGCAGATGACGGAGCGCGGCGGACTGATCGTCGGACTTGCGGGGGAGCGCGTCGTGCAGTCCTTCCGCTTTTACGGTGTCTTTCAGGAGAACGAGGAGTACACTGTGCGGAGTGAGTCGCAGGAGATTGGAACGATTGTCACGCCGCCTCCCGTCGGGGAGAAGATCGCGATTGCGGGGCACGTCTGGCGCGTACTGGAGGTCGACCGCAAGCGTCATCTCATCTACTGCGAGTTGGTCAAGGGGAATGTGCCCGCCTATTTCGGCGAGTGTCCCGGAGACATCCATACGCATATCCTGCATCGGATGCGTCAGGTACTCCGTGAGGAGCTGCTGCCGCCGTATCTCATGAAGAACGCCGTAGCGCGCCTCACGCAGGCGCGAAGTACGGCGCGTCACTCGCGTGCGGCGGAGGATGTGCTCATTCCGCTGGGCGGGGAGATGTACGCGCTCCTACCGTGGCTCGGCAGTTATGCCTTTCTCGCGCTCGAGCGCTTCCTGCGCATCCGCTGCGGCGCGCGGATTGGCCTGCGCGGCTTCGAGTCCATGCGCCCGTACTTCATGCAGTTCACGATGAAGGCATCACCTGCGGAGTTCTTTGCTGTGCTTGCGGAGGAGGCAGCGCAGGAATTTGATCCGATGGAGCTGCTCTATCCCGATGAAGTACCGATTTTTGACAAGTACGATGAATTCCTCCCGACGGAGCTCGTGCGGCGCGGCTTTGCGCACGGCGTTCTGGATGTGAAGGGGATGCGGGAGACGGTGCTCTCATGGGCGCATGCACGGATTGACAGCCCCGCGCCGTCGTGA